Proteins encoded in a region of the Anoxybacillus amylolyticus genome:
- the thrB gene encoding homoserine kinase, whose product MKEDEMLKIVVPASTANLGPGFDSIGLAVSRYLVLEVRQANEWKFTARSEEVQTIPTGTDNLIFRVADEIAGTHGKTLPACAVDVYSDIPFTRGLGSSAAAVVAGIELANELARLSLTMEEKARLASCFEGHPDNVGASLYGGLVIGCHREEETTIIHVPNIELDLVAVIPNYELETKKARSVLPVSFPKEQAVEASAVSNVLVAALLTKNWRLAGKMMDKDIFHQPYRASLIPELAHVQALAKEYGVFGVALSGAGPTVLCFAEQGRGEWLKGKLTPHFPHCKVECLTVEPIGSRVYKMALEA is encoded by the coding sequence ATGAAAGAAGACGAGATGTTGAAAATTGTTGTTCCGGCGAGTACGGCAAATTTAGGACCTGGGTTCGATTCGATCGGGTTAGCAGTTTCTCGCTATTTAGTATTGGAAGTGCGACAAGCAAATGAATGGAAATTTACCGCTCGTTCGGAAGAAGTGCAGACGATTCCGACTGGGACGGATAATTTAATTTTTCGGGTGGCGGACGAAATTGCCGGCACGCATGGGAAAACGTTACCGGCGTGCGCGGTTGATGTATATAGTGATATTCCCTTTACGCGCGGGCTAGGAAGCAGTGCGGCAGCCGTTGTAGCAGGCATCGAACTAGCGAATGAACTTGCTAGGTTGTCGCTTACGATGGAAGAAAAGGCGCGGTTGGCAAGCTGTTTTGAAGGCCATCCAGATAATGTTGGCGCGTCATTGTACGGGGGACTCGTCATCGGTTGCCATCGAGAAGAAGAAACGACGATTATTCATGTTCCAAATATCGAACTAGACCTTGTGGCAGTTATTCCGAACTATGAATTGGAAACGAAAAAAGCGCGTAGTGTCCTTCCTGTTTCTTTTCCCAAAGAGCAAGCTGTAGAAGCGAGCGCGGTCAGCAACGTGCTCGTGGCAGCACTGTTGACAAAAAATTGGCGCTTGGCAGGAAAAATGATGGATAAAGACATATTCCATCAACCGTACCGAGCATCGTTAATTCCGGAATTAGCCCATGTGCAGGCGCTCGCTAAAGAGTATGGGGTGTTTGGGGTGGCGTTGAGTGGCGCAGGTCCGACCGTTCTTTGCTTTGCCGAGCAAGGAAGAGGAGAATGGTTGAAGGGAAAATTGACGCCACACTTTCCGCATTGTAAGGTGGAATGTTTAACGGTCGAACCAATTGGTAGCCGCGTCTACAAAATGGCGCTAGAAGCATAA
- a CDS encoding NifU family protein, which produces MSDLEIKEQVQEVLDKLRPFLLRDGGDCELVDVEDGVVKLRLLGACGSCPSSTITLKAGIERALLEEVPGVVEVEQVF; this is translated from the coding sequence ATGAGCGATTTAGAAATTAAAGAACAAGTGCAAGAAGTTTTAGATAAACTGCGCCCGTTTTTACTTCGAGATGGCGGTGACTGCGAGCTCGTCGATGTCGAAGACGGCGTAGTGAAGTTACGTTTACTAGGGGCTTGCGGCAGCTGCCCAAGTTCCACGATTACATTAAAAGCCGGCATTGAACGAGCTCTTTTAGAAGAAGTACCAGGCGTCGTCGAAGTCGAGCAAGTGTTTTAA
- a CDS encoding YuzD family protein: MPFKQVEICVYGAEVVCPSCVNLPSSKETYEWLEAAIKRKYVNQPFVISYIDIFQPPDDEEKKAFARKVVEEDLFYPVVLVEGTIVGEGNPKLKAIYEEMEKYGYKSVEQA, encoded by the coding sequence ATGCCATTTAAACAAGTTGAAATATGTGTATATGGCGCAGAGGTCGTTTGCCCCTCTTGTGTCAATTTGCCCTCATCAAAAGAAACGTATGAGTGGTTAGAGGCAGCCATTAAACGGAAATATGTGAACCAGCCGTTCGTCATTTCATACATCGATATTTTCCAGCCGCCAGATGATGAAGAGAAAAAAGCGTTCGCAAGGAAAGTAGTGGAAGAGGACTTGTTTTATCCTGTTGTCCTTGTAGAAGGGACGATTGTTGGAGAAGGGAATCCAAAATTAAAAGCGATTTATGAGGAAATGGAGAAATACGGATATAAATCAGTAGAACAAGCATAA
- a CDS encoding NAD(P)/FAD-dependent oxidoreductase, whose amino-acid sequence MRHLVLLGGGYGNMRILLRLLPNQLHENVHITLIDRVPYHCLKTEYYALAAGTISDHDIRVAFPEHPRLTYRFGEVVRIDLGAQAVFLEDGTSVSYDDLVIGLGCEDKYHGVPGAEQFTYSIQSIDKARTTYQALNNLPPQSVVAIVGAGLSGVELASELAESRPDLRVMLFDRGERILPMFPERLSEYVENWFHEHHIDIIRQSNITKVDEDMLYNHDQPIPCDAVVWTAGIQPNRVVRELNVEKDAQGRVVLTPRHHIPGYENVYVVGDCASLPHAPSAQLAEGQAEQIVQVLQKRWNGEEPPQSFPPIKLKGILGSLGKKHGFGLVADRPLTGRVPRLLKSGVLWMYKYHNGY is encoded by the coding sequence ATGAGACATCTCGTTCTGCTCGGCGGGGGATATGGCAATATGCGTATTTTGCTTCGCCTTCTCCCAAATCAATTACATGAGAACGTTCACATTACACTCATTGACCGTGTGCCGTATCATTGTTTAAAAACAGAGTATTATGCATTAGCCGCAGGAACTATCAGTGACCATGACATTCGCGTAGCATTTCCAGAGCATCCTCGCCTCACGTATCGTTTCGGGGAAGTTGTCCGCATTGATCTCGGTGCCCAAGCAGTCTTTTTAGAAGACGGAACTTCTGTTTCATATGACGATTTAGTCATCGGATTAGGGTGTGAAGATAAATATCACGGGGTTCCAGGGGCGGAACAATTTACGTACAGCATTCAATCAATCGATAAAGCGCGCACGACATACCAAGCGTTAAACAACTTGCCGCCGCAGTCAGTCGTTGCTATTGTTGGCGCGGGATTAAGCGGGGTGGAACTAGCAAGCGAACTGGCGGAAAGTCGTCCAGATTTGCGCGTCATGTTATTTGACCGCGGAGAACGAATTTTACCGATGTTTCCTGAGCGGTTAAGCGAATATGTTGAAAATTGGTTTCACGAGCACCATATCGACATTATTCGCCAATCCAATATTACAAAAGTAGACGAAGATATGTTGTATAACCATGATCAGCCAATTCCGTGTGACGCAGTCGTCTGGACAGCAGGCATTCAGCCAAATCGGGTCGTCCGTGAGTTAAACGTCGAAAAAGATGCCCAAGGACGTGTCGTGTTAACACCCCGTCACCATATTCCTGGCTACGAAAACGTATATGTCGTCGGAGACTGTGCTAGCTTGCCGCATGCGCCAAGCGCCCAACTTGCCGAAGGGCAGGCAGAACAAATTGTCCAAGTGCTACAAAAACGTTGGAACGGAGAAGAACCTCCACAATCATTCCCACCAATTAAATTAAAAGGTATTCTCGGCTCTCTCGGCAAAAAACACGGATTTGGTCTTGTCGCTGATCGTCCGTTAACCGGTCGTGTGCCGCGCCTCTTAAAATCCGGCGTGCTTTGGATGTATAAGTACCATAACGGATATTAA
- a CDS encoding YuzB family protein codes for MQPLIEFCVSNLANGSQKALEILQKDPNLDIMEYGCLSYCGKCADTFFALVNGEVVTGETPEQLVDNIYRFLEENAMF; via the coding sequence ATTCAGCCGCTGATCGAATTTTGTGTGAGCAATTTAGCGAATGGCTCACAAAAAGCGCTAGAAATACTGCAAAAAGACCCGAACTTAGATATTATGGAGTACGGCTGTTTAAGCTATTGCGGCAAATGCGCTGATACATTTTTTGCGCTAGTAAACGGGGAAGTGGTAACAGGTGAAACACCGGAGCAATTAGTCGACAATATTTATCGGTTTTTAGAAGAAAACGCAATGTTTTAA
- a CDS encoding DUF2225 domain-containing protein, translating into METLYDRTVHCLVCHQSYTTKKVRSRFLRPIKHDTDFCSYYPSEEVNPLFYYVSVCPHCGFSVTEEFSSYFPPNSLEAIQTNICQAWNGKNYNGKRTFQETINTYKLGIYCATLKREKHIVLAGLYMRLAWLYRTYENTAQEERFMRLALQEYTFSYSKDDFQGTHMSEVRLLYLIGELHRRLGEPKQAILYFSKVIAKKKETIEKRIVQMAHERWQEIREQQKSSPPEEKSGM; encoded by the coding sequence ATGGAGACTTTATACGATCGAACCGTTCACTGCCTCGTTTGCCACCAATCATATACGACGAAAAAAGTTCGCTCCCGCTTTCTTCGTCCAATAAAACACGATACCGACTTTTGTTCCTATTATCCGTCGGAAGAAGTAAATCCGCTATTTTATTACGTCAGCGTCTGTCCGCATTGCGGGTTTTCTGTAACAGAAGAGTTTTCATCCTATTTTCCGCCGAACTCGCTCGAGGCAATTCAAACAAACATCTGCCAAGCGTGGAACGGAAAGAATTATAACGGAAAACGGACGTTTCAAGAAACGATTAACACATATAAACTTGGTATTTATTGTGCTACATTAAAGCGGGAAAAACATATCGTACTTGCTGGATTATACATGCGCTTAGCATGGCTTTACCGAACGTACGAAAATACTGCCCAAGAAGAACGATTTATGCGGCTTGCTTTACAAGAGTACACTTTTTCTTACAGCAAAGACGATTTTCAAGGCACACACATGTCGGAAGTACGGCTCCTTTATTTGATTGGGGAACTACACCGACGGCTCGGGGAGCCAAAACAAGCGATTCTTTATTTTTCAAAGGTGATTGCAAAAAAGAAAGAAACAATCGAAAAACGAATCGTGCAAATGGCGCACGAACGCTGGCAAGAAATTCGTGAGCAGCAAAAATCATCCCCTCCGGAAGAAAAAAGCGGCATGTAG